In a single window of the Coffea eugenioides isolate CCC68of chromosome 3, Ceug_1.0, whole genome shotgun sequence genome:
- the LOC113765792 gene encoding serine/arginine-rich SC35-like splicing factor SCL28 has product MGRYRSRSRSRSYSPARRKRYDDPRDRRRERRSSPAPSGLLVRNISLSARPEDLRIPFERFGPIKDVYLPKNYYTGEPRGFGFVKFRNPEDAAEAKAHLNRSVIGGREIRIVFAEENRKTPQEMRKVSRLSNRGSYRKRSPSRSPRRQYRSYSRSPSPTRPDLRGRDRGAREERYSPQGSRSISRSVSPREERSYRPHERSPRQSGSISRSASPCNEKHDRPSRQHSTPGGNDHRVLVVDHVPSRSQSPRRNSPSPSRSRSRSYSPR; this is encoded by the exons ATGGGAAGGTACAGAAGTCGAAGCCGGAGCCGAAGCTACAGCCCTGCAAGGCGCAAGCGCTATGACGACCCTCGGGACCGGCGCCGGGAACGCCGTAGCTCTCCTGCCCCCTCTGGGCTTCTCGTTCGTAACATCTCTCTTAGCGCAAG GCCCGAAGATCTTAGGATTCCATTTGAAAGATTTGGTCCAATAAAGGATGTTTATCTTCCAAAGAATTATTACACTGG GGAACCTCGTGGCTTTGGATTCGTGAAGTTTCGCAATCCTGAAGATGCAGCTGAGGCAAAGGCGCATTTGAATCGTTCAGTTATTGGAGGACGGGAGATAAGAATTGTTTTTGCTGAGGAAAATAGGAAAACTCCTCAGGAAATGCGCAAAGTTTCACGTCTGAG TAATCGAGGAAGCTACAGGAAGCGGAGTCCATCAAGGTCCCCAAGGCGCCAATATCGCT CTTACTCACGCTCTCCTTCTCCAACAAGACCTGACTTGAG GGGCCGGGATCGTGGTGCACGTGAAGAACGCTACTCTCCTCAAGGATCCAGATCAATTTCTAGATCTGTTTCTCCTAGAGAAGAGAGAAGTTACAGGCCCCATGAGAGATCCCCAAGGCAATCCGGGTCCATTTCACGATCAGCTTCTCCTTGCAATGAGAAACATGACAGGCCAAGCCGCCAACATTCAACTCCAGGAGGTAATGACCACAGAGTTCTTGTTGTTGACCATGTGCCTAGCAGGTCCCAGAGTCCTCGAAGGAACTCTCCTAGTCCATCTAGATCTCGTTCTAGATCCTATAG TCCTCGTTGA
- the LOC113765155 gene encoding NADH dehydrogenase [ubiquinone] 1 alpha subcomplex subunit 8-B: MGSTVDAAGNPIPTSAVLMAASKHIATRCRDANVAFLKCKKDDPNPEKCLDKGHQVTRCVLSLLKDLHQRCTKEMDAYAGCMYYHTNEFELCRKEQKEFEKACPL; encoded by the exons ATGGGTAGTACGGTGGATGCAGCAGGAAATCCGATCCCCACATCGGCAGTTTTGATGGCAGCTTCAAAGCACATAGCAACAAGGTGCCGTGATGCGAATGTGGCGTTTTTGAAGTGCAAGAAGGATGATCCGAACCCCGAAAAATGCCTTGACAAAGGCCATCAAGTCACCCGCTGTGTTCTTAGCCT GTTGAAGGATCTTCATCAAAGGTGCACTAAAGAGATGGATGCTTATGCTGGGTGCATGTACTACCACACAAATGAGTTTGAATTATGTCGCAAAGAGCAAAAGGAATTTGAGAAGGCATGCCCTCTCTGA
- the LOC113764834 gene encoding squamosa promoter-binding-like protein 7, which translates to MDNSSSPSIAPISPSRHQTHPKPLDMSNASMISAILEDPTNSSLFDWSDFLDFNIDVEPFASAPFAADQQQQEGPVSPSDSDQVSPLAEDPGRVRKRDPRLVCSNFLAGRVPCACPELDEKLELEEVTALGEPGKKRPRTVRVPAGSNARCQVTGCGADISELKGYHKRHRVCLQCANAGAVVLDGQSKRYCQQCGKFHILSDFDEGKRSCRRKLERHNNRRRRKPNDPKGTVETEHQQTTVAEDVSGDDDAGKDGICLSSENAEKETLLESEGQQSTLCSAHDSQNIQNNSIVTSGSYGDTQIYGEKENPKYSRSPSFCDNKNAFSSVCPTGRISFKLYDWNPAEFPRRLRHQIFQWLASMPVELEGYIRPGCTILTVFIAMPKFMWVKLSEKPAECLHNLVLSPGSMLSGRDTFHIYLNNMIFRVIKGGSSLFKVKVNEQAPKLHHVHPTCFEAGKPMEFVACGSNLLPSKLRFLVSFTGKYLAHDLCVSSSCGKTEGDAGSLNHHSFKISVPQTEPGIFGPAFVEVENEFGLSNFIPVLIGDKEICAEMNIMQQRFAAKPCIKGLQLSATSSCGVSDLRQTEFSEFIMDVAWSLKKPVMKSSTPFLTSVQIKRFTNLLNFLIENESTAILDRVVYYTRVLIDNNFVATNITDADMEHLWMNLDKARDILYQKLQRNEHQLNNSRKFLLGERSFNRTSLDHMSSVATSNSQGEEVTSKAKLTARVDISSHEGGTTVPLLTGEVVMRVNVSERPGKSCSPLLIKTGFSSRPLIFAVTAATVCIGLCAVLFHPEKVGEVATTIRKCLEQNS; encoded by the exons ATGGACAATTCAAGTTCACCATCAATTGCACCAATTTCGCCATCCCGCCATCAAACCCATCCTAAACCCCTGGACATGTCTAACGCCTCCATGATCTCGGCAATTCTAGAGGACCCCACCAACTCCTCCCTTTTCGATTGGTCCGATTTTCTGGACTTCAACATCGACGTCGAGCCTTTTGCGTCTGCTCCTTTTGCCGCCGATCAACAACAGCAGGAGGGACCCGTCTCGCCCTCGGATTCGGATCAAGTTTCACCTCTGGCGGAGGATCCGGGGCGGGTTAGGAAGAGGGACCCGAGGCTGGTTTGCTCGAATTtcttggcgggtcgggttcccTGTGCTTGCCCGGAGTTAGATGAGAAGTTGGAGCTGGAAGAGGTGACGGCCCTTGGCGAGCCGGGCAAAAAGAGACCCCGGACCGTCAGGGTTCCGGCAGGGTCTAATGCCCGCTGCCAAGTGACGGGGTGTGGAGCTGATATCAGTGAACTTAAAGGATATCATAAGCGGCACCGGGTTTGTTTGCAGTGCGCCAATGCTGGTGCTGTAGTTCTTGATGGGCAGAGTAAGAGATATTGTCAACAGTGTGGCAA GTTTCATATTTTATCTGATTTTGATGAGGGCAAGCGTAGCTGTAGAAGGAAATTAGAGCGTCACAATAATAGACGACGAAGGAAACCCAATGATCCTAAAGGCACTGTTGAAACGGAACATCAGCAGACCACTGTGGCCGAAGATGTTAGCGGTGATGATGATGCAGGAAAAG ATGGCATTTGCTTGAGTAGTGAAAATGCAGAGAAGGAAACATTGTTGGAATCTGAAGGGCAACAGTCAACACTCTGCTCAGCTCATGATTCACAAAATATTCAGAACAATAGCATTGTAACTTCTGGTTCTTATGGTGACACCCAGATCTACGGAGAGAAAGAAAATCCTAAATACAGTCGCTCCCCGTCTTTCTGTgacaacaaaaatgcattttcttcTGTG TGTCCTACTGGTCGCATCTCTTTCAAGCTTTATGATTGGAATCCTGCAGAATTTCCTCGACGACTCCGGCACCAA ATATTTCAATGGTTAGCTAGCATGCCTGTTGAATTGGAGGGATACATCCGCCCTGGCTGTACAATATTGACAGTGTTCATTGCAATGCCCAAGTTTATGTGGGTTAAG TTATCCGAGAAGCCAGCTGAGTGCTTGCACAACTTGGTTCTCTCTCCTGGAAGCATGCTATCTGGCCGGGACACTTTTCATATTTATCTTAACAACATGATATTCCGTGTGATAAAAG GTGGAAGTTCTCTCTTCAAAGTTAAGGTTAATGAGCAGGCTCCAAAGCTCCATCATGTTCATCCTACATGCTTTGAGGCTGGAAAGCCAATGGAGTTTGTTGCCTGTGGAAGTAACCTTCTTCCGTCTAAACTTCG GTTCCTTGTATCTTTCACGGGAAAATATCTAGCCCATGATCTTTGTGTTTCATCATCATGCGGTAAGACTGAAGGGGATGCTGGTAGCCTAAACCATCATTCATTCAAGATATCTGTTCCTCAAACAGAACCTGGAATCTTTGGCCCTGCATTTGTTGAG GTTGAGAATGAATTTGGCCTTTCGAATTTTATTCCTGTCCTTATCGGCGAcaaagaaatttgtgcagaaATGAATATAATGCAGCAAAGATTTGCTGCTAAACCATGTATTAAAGGACTACAGCTTTCGGCTACTAGTTCATGTGGAGTTTCTGACTTGAGACAAACAGAATTTTCAGAATTTATTATGGATGTAGCATGGTCACTGAAGAAGCCTGTCATGAAATCATCTACGCCATTTCTCACATCTGTGCAGATCAAAAGGTTTACTAATCTTTTGAATTTTCTAATAGAAAATGAGTCTACTGCCATACTGGACAGAGTGGTGTATTATACGAGAGTTTTGATCGACAATAATTTTGTTGCAACCAACATCACTGATGCTGATATGGAGCACTTGTGGATGAATTTGGACAAGGCAAGAGACATACTTTATCAGAAATTGCAACGAAATGAACatcaattaaataattcaaGAAAGTTTTTGCTAGGGGAAAGGTCTTTCAATCGAACCTCCCTGGATCATATGTCATCTGTTGCAACATCAAACAGCCAG GGTGAGGAGGTAACAAGTAAGGCAAAGTTAACTGCTAGAGTGGACATATCTTCTCACGAGGGAGGAACAACGGTCCCTCTTCTGACCGGAGAGGTGGTCATGAGAGTAAATGTTAGTGAACGTCCGGGAAAATCTTGCAGTCCTTTGTTGATTAAAACGGGATTTTCCTCTCGGCCTCTCATTTTTGCTGTAACCGCTGCTACTGTGTGTATTGGACTCTGTGCTGTCCTCTTCCACCCTGAGAAGGTTGGTGAAGTAGCCACGACTATTCGGAAGTGTTTGGAACAGAATTCGTAG
- the LOC113765156 gene encoding uncharacterized protein LOC113765156, with the protein MGDKKKAGSILVRLVSAAGTGFFYVVRKSRRFQNTQAKLEFRKYDPRVKRHVLFTEAKMK; encoded by the coding sequence ATGGGTGACAAGAAGAAGGCAGGTTCAATTCTAGTGAGGCTTGTCTCTGCAGCTGGTACTGGATTCTTCTATGTGGTTAGGAAGAGCAGGAGGTTTCAGAATACCCAGGCCAAGCTTGAGTTTCGCAAGTATGATCCTCGTGTGAAACGCCATGTTCTCTTCACTGAGGCAAAGATGAAGTGA
- the LOC113765082 gene encoding sugar transporter ERD6-like 16 isoform X1 — translation MATDQFKDIENGISHNNILEDLEKPFIQNGKMVVSEDSSSEADKENGSIAMVLLSTCVAVCGSFEFGSCVGYSAPTQSAIREDLNLSLAEFSMFGSILTIGAMIGGITSGRIADFVGRKGAMRISAVFCVIGWLAVYFSTGALILDFGRFCTGYGIGIFSYAVPVFIAEIAPKNLRGGLATINQLMIVSGSSVAYLLGTVVSWQTLALTGILPCIVLFVGLFFTPESPRWLANVGREKDFLVALRRLRGKDADITREAAEIEWQAYNVTLRSLPKSRMLDLFDRKYIRSVMIGVGLMVFQQFIGINGISFYASETFAEAGLSSGKTGTVAYAIVQVLLTVVGALLMDKSGRRPLLMVSASGTFIGCFLTGASFYLKGQNLLLEWVPLLAVSGVLIYIAAFSIGMGAVPWVIMSEIFPINVKGAAGSLVVLVNWIGAWAVSFTFNFLMSWSSTGTFFIYAGFCVLTVLFVARLVPETKGKTLEEVQASING, via the exons ATGGCTACTGATCAATTTAAGGATATTGAAAATGGTATTAGTCATAACAATATTCTGGAGGATTTGGAGAAGCCCTTTATTCAGAATGGAAAAATGGTCGTTTCTGAAGATAGTTCATCAGAGGCAGATAAAGAAAATGGTTCAATTGCCATGGTGCTGTTGAGCACATGCGTAGCTGTCTGCGGTTCCTTCGAGTTCGGATCGTGT GTGGGATACTCAGCGCCTACTCAATCTGCTATCAGGGAAGATTTAAATCTATCTCTAGCAGAG TTCTCTATGTTTGGTTCTATATTAACAATTGGCGCTATGATCGGAGGAATCACAAGCGGCAGAATTGCAGACTTCGTTGGCCGGAAAGGG GCAATGAGAATATCAGCTGTCTTCTGTGTCATTGGATGGCTTGCAGTCTATTTTTCTACG GGTGCTTTGATCCTGGATTTTGGAAGGTTCTGCACAGGATATGGGATTGGAATATTTTCTTATGCA GTCCCCGTGTTTATAGCTGAAATAGCTCCAAAGAATCTTCGAGGAGGTCTAGCAACCATAAATCAG CTCATGATTGTTTCCGGTTCATCAGTTGCATACTTGCTAGGAACCGTCGTATCATGGCAAACTCTAGCCCTGACCG GTATTCTTCCATGCATTGTCCTGTTTGTGGGCCTATTCTTCACCCCTGAGTCACCTAGATGGCTG GCAAATGTTGGTCGAGAGAAAGATTTTCTGGTTGCCTTGAGGAGGCTTCGTGGCAAAGATGCTGACATTACTCGCGAAGCTGCAGAAATTGAA TGGCAGGCTTATAATGTTACTCTTCGAAGCCTTCCAAAATCTCGAATGCTGGATTTGTTCGACAGAAAATACATACGTTCTGTAATG ATTGGTGTGGGACTAATGGTATTCCAACAGTTCATTGGAATAAATGGAATAAGTTTCTATGCTAGCGAAACCTTTGCAGAAGCTG GGCTTTCTTCGGGTAAGACAGGAACAGTGGCCTATGCCATAGTCCAG GTACTCCTAACCGTTGTTGGAGCCTTGTTGATGGACAAATCTGGAAGAAGACCGCTTCTAATG GTGTCAGCATCAGGCACATTCATTGGCTGCTTCTTGACTGGTGCTTCTTTCTATCTCAAG GGCCAGAATTTATTGCTTGAATGGGTGCCATTGCTTGCTGTCTCTGGAGTACTG ATTTACATAGCAGCGTTCTCAATTGGAATGGGAGCTGTCCCATGGGTGATAATGTCAGAG ATTTTCCCAATAAACGTGAAGGGTGCTGCTGGAAGCCTGGTGGTGCTGGTGAACTGGATAGGTGCTTGGGCAGTTTCCTTCACTTTCAACTTTCTCATGAGCTGGAGTTCCACAG GGACATTCTTCATCTATGCTGGATTCTGTGTTCTTACTGTACTGTTTGTGGCAAGATTAGTGCCAGAAACCAAGGGTAAAACACTGGAGGAGGTTCAGGCCTCCATTAACGGATAG
- the LOC113765451 gene encoding uncharacterized protein LOC113765451: protein MASARARLIFRLVLVTLLLLLLFYVGRPLYWKISATVHDIRAKKQTVSGGISQFVYEAQRSVGWLHGKSDSGRPDGKSATARRLLVLCQVS, encoded by the exons ATGGCATCAGCAAGAGCAAGGCTCATTTTTCGCCTGGTGTTGGTCACACTACTTCTTCTCCTGCTCTTCTACGTGGGTCGTCCTCTTTACTGGAAAATATCTGCTACCGTTCATGATATCAGAGCTAAGAAGCAGACTGTCTCTGGAG GAATTTCGCAATTTGTATACGAGGCACAGAGATCAGTGGGGTGGCTTCATGGTAAGTCTGACTCCGGAAGGCCTGATGGGAAATCAGCAACTGCAAGAAGGCTTCTTGTTCTTTGTCAGGTTTCATGA
- the LOC113765082 gene encoding sugar transporter ERD6-like 16 isoform X2: protein MATDQFKDIENGISHNNILEDLEKPFIQNGKMVVSEDSSSEADKENGSIAMVLLSTCVAVCGSFEFGSCVGYSAPTQSAIREDLNLSLAEFSMFGSILTIGAMIGGITSGRIADFVGRKGAMRISAVFCVIGWLAVYFSTGALILDFGRFCTGYGIGIFSYAVPVFIAEIAPKNLRGGLATINQLMIVSGSSVAYLLGTVVSWQTLALTGILPCIVLFVGLFFTPESPRWLANVGREKDFLVALRRLRGKDADITREAAEIEAYNVTLRSLPKSRMLDLFDRKYIRSVMIGVGLMVFQQFIGINGISFYASETFAEAGLSSGKTGTVAYAIVQVLLTVVGALLMDKSGRRPLLMVSASGTFIGCFLTGASFYLKGQNLLLEWVPLLAVSGVLIYIAAFSIGMGAVPWVIMSEIFPINVKGAAGSLVVLVNWIGAWAVSFTFNFLMSWSSTGTFFIYAGFCVLTVLFVARLVPETKGKTLEEVQASING, encoded by the exons ATGGCTACTGATCAATTTAAGGATATTGAAAATGGTATTAGTCATAACAATATTCTGGAGGATTTGGAGAAGCCCTTTATTCAGAATGGAAAAATGGTCGTTTCTGAAGATAGTTCATCAGAGGCAGATAAAGAAAATGGTTCAATTGCCATGGTGCTGTTGAGCACATGCGTAGCTGTCTGCGGTTCCTTCGAGTTCGGATCGTGT GTGGGATACTCAGCGCCTACTCAATCTGCTATCAGGGAAGATTTAAATCTATCTCTAGCAGAG TTCTCTATGTTTGGTTCTATATTAACAATTGGCGCTATGATCGGAGGAATCACAAGCGGCAGAATTGCAGACTTCGTTGGCCGGAAAGGG GCAATGAGAATATCAGCTGTCTTCTGTGTCATTGGATGGCTTGCAGTCTATTTTTCTACG GGTGCTTTGATCCTGGATTTTGGAAGGTTCTGCACAGGATATGGGATTGGAATATTTTCTTATGCA GTCCCCGTGTTTATAGCTGAAATAGCTCCAAAGAATCTTCGAGGAGGTCTAGCAACCATAAATCAG CTCATGATTGTTTCCGGTTCATCAGTTGCATACTTGCTAGGAACCGTCGTATCATGGCAAACTCTAGCCCTGACCG GTATTCTTCCATGCATTGTCCTGTTTGTGGGCCTATTCTTCACCCCTGAGTCACCTAGATGGCTG GCAAATGTTGGTCGAGAGAAAGATTTTCTGGTTGCCTTGAGGAGGCTTCGTGGCAAAGATGCTGACATTACTCGCGAAGCTGCAGAAATTGAA GCTTATAATGTTACTCTTCGAAGCCTTCCAAAATCTCGAATGCTGGATTTGTTCGACAGAAAATACATACGTTCTGTAATG ATTGGTGTGGGACTAATGGTATTCCAACAGTTCATTGGAATAAATGGAATAAGTTTCTATGCTAGCGAAACCTTTGCAGAAGCTG GGCTTTCTTCGGGTAAGACAGGAACAGTGGCCTATGCCATAGTCCAG GTACTCCTAACCGTTGTTGGAGCCTTGTTGATGGACAAATCTGGAAGAAGACCGCTTCTAATG GTGTCAGCATCAGGCACATTCATTGGCTGCTTCTTGACTGGTGCTTCTTTCTATCTCAAG GGCCAGAATTTATTGCTTGAATGGGTGCCATTGCTTGCTGTCTCTGGAGTACTG ATTTACATAGCAGCGTTCTCAATTGGAATGGGAGCTGTCCCATGGGTGATAATGTCAGAG ATTTTCCCAATAAACGTGAAGGGTGCTGCTGGAAGCCTGGTGGTGCTGGTGAACTGGATAGGTGCTTGGGCAGTTTCCTTCACTTTCAACTTTCTCATGAGCTGGAGTTCCACAG GGACATTCTTCATCTATGCTGGATTCTGTGTTCTTACTGTACTGTTTGTGGCAAGATTAGTGCCAGAAACCAAGGGTAAAACACTGGAGGAGGTTCAGGCCTCCATTAACGGATAG
- the LOC113764454 gene encoding LEC14B homolog — translation MTWTRKRLDGCDRGNGAEGSSGSQRISEENSYLNHEIALLTKYTSTAHERFRKVVPGKARLPVSPVQMLVGREGNYSGRGRFSSGDCCHVLSRYMPIYGPSVVDRMPSGAYVSQFSEDGSLFVAAFQESQIKIYNVDKGWRLQKDIRARSLRWTITDTSLSPDRRFLAYSSISPIVHIVDVGSAATESLANVTEIHEGLEFSSDASDYDEYSFGIFSVKFSTDGRELVAASSNNSIYVYDLEAKRLSLCIPAHESDVNAVCFADETGHLIYSGSDDCLCKVWDRRCFATKGKPAGVLIGHLEGITFIDTRGDGRYLISNGKDQVIKLWDIRKMSSNADYVQWRRDYDWDYRWMDYPERAKNLRNPNDLSLTTYKGHTVLRTLIRCYFSPAHSTGQKYIYTGSTDSVVYIYDLVSGAQVAKLDFHEGPVRDCNWHPYYPMIVSSSWDGVLANWEFPGNGEISVPTRRNRRRRRALY, via the exons ATGACTTGGACTAGAAAGCGTTTGGATGGTTGTGATAGAGGAAATGGAGCTGAGGGATCATCTGGTAGTCAGAGGATCAGTGAAGAAAATAGTTATCTTAATCATGAGATAGCGCTACTCACAAAATATACGTCAACTGCGCATGAACGTTTCAGAAAAGTGGTACCGGGTAAGGCAAGGTTGCCCGTTTCACCTGTGCAAATGTTGGTGGGAAGGGAAGGGAATTATTCTGGGAGAGGGAGATTCTCATCAGGAGACTGTTGTCATGTTTTGAGTCGGTATATGCCTATTTATGGTCCTTCAGTGGTTGATCGAATGCCAAGTGGTGCATATGTTTCACAATTTTCAGAAGATGGTTCTCTGTTTGTTGCTGCATTTCAG GAAAGTCAGATTAAAATATATAATGTTGACAAGGGATGGAGACTGCAGAAGGACATTAGAGCTAGAAGCTTGCGATGGACAATCACTGATACATCCCTATCCCCAGATCGTCGTTTTCTT GCTTACTCAAGTATATCTCCCATAGTTCATATTGTTGATGTTGGATCTGCTGCAACAGAATCTCTTGCAAATGTTACG GAAATTCACGAGGGATTGGAATTTTCTTCAGATGCTTCAGACTATGATGAGTATTCTTTTGGAATTTTCTCCGTGAAATTCTCAACAGATGGCAGAGAACTTGTGGCTGCTAGTAGTAATAATTCCATTTATGTTTATGATCTCGAAGCAAAAAGGCTGAGCCTCTGCATTCCAGCTCATGAG TCTGATGTGAATGCTGTGTGCTTTGCGGATGAGACTGGTCACCTGATATATTCTGGGAGTGACGATTGCCTCTGTAAG GTTTGGGACCGTCGTTGCTTTGCCACAAAAGGGAAACCAGCTGGAGTCCTTATTGGACACCTGGAAGGAATTACTTTCATTGATACTCGTGGAGATGGCCGTTACTTGATCTCAAATGGCAAAGATCAGGTCATCAAGCTTTGGGATATTCGCAAGATGTCTTCAAATGCTGATTA CGTACAATGGCGTAGAGATTATGATTGGGATTACAGATGGATGGATTATCCAGAGCGTGCAAAAAATTTGAGGAATCCAAACGACCTATCATTGACTACCTATAAAGGCCATACAGTTTTGCGTACTCTCATACGCTGTTATTTCTCTCCAGCTCATAG CACGGGGCAAAAGTATATCTACACTGGATCTACAGATTCTGTCGTATATATTTATGATTTG GTGAGTGGAGCTCAAGTTGCAAAACTTGATTTCCATGAAGGGCCTGTAAGAGACTGCAATTGGCACCCCTATTACCCTATGATTGTCAGTTCTTCATGGGATGGAGTTCTTGCCAATTGGGAGTTCCCTGGCAATGGTGAAATTTCTGTGCCTACAAGGCGAAACAGAAGAAGACGGCGGGCTCTATACTGA